Proteins from a genomic interval of Afifella aestuarii:
- a CDS encoding sensor histidine kinase: MTAPRSLQLRLALALGLAVTILWLAAASFTAEKLRHEMDGLFDAALKDAAQRILPLAMHSRREHRRDEESRDDERRDRRGGPARAERIARLHKDDRFFTWVVRDRKGETVLRSANADKEAFPPFTREGFRQTATHRLYYDAAGRDGLTIAVAEPLSHRTAMAREMLLSLGLPLVIVIPLSLAAIFFAVRTSLRPVRRLRADLAQRGARNLAALSDRGLPSELEPIVQGMNQLLDRLRAAFEAERSFAANAAHELRTPVAGAIAQAQRLRAETEDASAAERAKEIETTLKRLNLLSEKLMQLARAEGARLRTDTPADMRPILKLVVDDFARIGAAPRLHLEMPDEPVLSDLERDAFGILCRNLIENALKHGRTGEPVDIALSQAGILAVANACPPVAEEDLARLTTRFARASDKKDGSGLGLAIVRTIAERGGGELAFASPIPGKPAGFEVRFTLPRSEAGPA; encoded by the coding sequence ATGACCGCGCCGCGCTCCCTTCAGCTTCGCCTCGCGCTCGCGCTCGGTCTCGCCGTCACGATCCTGTGGCTCGCGGCGGCAAGCTTCACGGCCGAAAAGCTCCGTCACGAAATGGACGGGCTCTTCGACGCGGCGCTGAAGGACGCGGCCCAGCGCATTCTGCCGCTCGCCATGCACAGCCGCCGCGAACATCGGCGTGACGAGGAATCCCGAGACGACGAGCGTCGTGATCGCCGTGGCGGACCGGCACGAGCGGAGCGCATCGCCCGGCTGCACAAGGACGACCGCTTCTTCACCTGGGTTGTGCGCGACCGGAAGGGCGAGACGGTGCTGCGCTCGGCCAATGCCGACAAGGAGGCCTTTCCTCCCTTCACCCGCGAGGGGTTCCGACAGACGGCGACGCACCGCCTTTACTACGATGCGGCCGGTCGCGACGGGCTGACGATTGCGGTTGCCGAACCCCTCTCCCACCGGACCGCCATGGCGCGCGAGATGCTTCTCTCGCTCGGGCTGCCGCTCGTCATCGTCATCCCGCTCAGCCTTGCGGCGATCTTCTTTGCCGTGCGCACCAGCCTGCGGCCTGTCCGGCGGCTGCGCGCCGATCTCGCGCAACGCGGCGCCCGCAATCTTGCAGCGCTTTCGGATCGCGGCCTGCCGAGCGAGCTTGAACCGATCGTTCAGGGCATGAACCAGCTTCTCGACAGGCTGCGGGCCGCCTTCGAGGCGGAACGGAGTTTCGCCGCCAACGCGGCGCATGAATTGCGCACGCCGGTCGCTGGCGCGATCGCGCAGGCCCAAAGGCTGCGCGCCGAAACCGAGGACGCGAGTGCTGCCGAGCGTGCGAAGGAGATCGAGACGACGCTGAAGCGGCTCAATCTCCTGTCGGAAAAACTCATGCAGCTCGCACGTGCCGAGGGCGCCAGACTGCGCACCGACACCCCCGCCGATATGCGGCCGATCCTGAAGCTCGTCGTGGACGATTTCGCCCGCATCGGCGCAGCACCCCGCCTGCATCTTGAGATGCCGGACGAGCCGGTCCTGTCCGACCTCGAACGCGACGCTTTCGGCATTCTCTGCCGCAACCTCATCGAAAACGCTCTGAAGCACGGGCGCACGGGCGAACCGGTCGATATCGCGCTGTCGCAGGCCGGCATCCTGGCGGTCGCCAATGCCTGCCCGCCGGTGGCGGAAGAGGATCTCGCCCGGCTCACGACCCGCTTTGCGCGCGCCAGCGACAAGAAGGATGGCAGCGGCCTCGGCCTTGCCATCGTGCGCACCATCGCCGAGCGCGGCGGCGGCGAGCTCGCCTTCGCCTCGCCGATCCCCGGTAAGCCTGCGGGTTTCGAGGTTCGCTTCACGCTGCCCCGTTCCGAAGCCGGACCCGCATGA
- a CDS encoding response regulator transcription factor codes for MRVLLIEDDTVLGAAVRDQIKADGHSVDWVTRLDDARDTLSAGIFDLILLDLMLPDGRGVPFLKNLRTSGAVTPVIILTALDQISDRIDGLNAGADDYIVKPFDLDELSARIGSVARRYSGNPNPIVTLGPLDIDLAARSIHRDGKAVALTAREWALFEAFVQRPGQLLSKAQLEERLYSFDDTVDSNAIEVHVSRLRKKLGRDIIETERGLGYRLGHP; via the coding sequence ATGCGCGTCCTTCTCATCGAGGACGACACGGTTCTCGGGGCCGCGGTGCGAGATCAGATCAAGGCCGACGGCCATTCCGTCGACTGGGTCACACGCCTCGACGACGCCCGCGACACGCTTTCCGCCGGAATCTTCGATCTCATCCTCCTCGACCTCATGCTGCCGGACGGGCGCGGCGTGCCATTTCTCAAGAACCTGCGCACGAGCGGGGCCGTCACGCCCGTCATCATCCTGACTGCGCTCGACCAGATTTCCGACCGCATCGACGGGCTCAATGCCGGCGCCGACGATTACATCGTCAAGCCGTTCGATCTCGACGAACTTTCCGCGCGGATCGGCTCCGTCGCTCGGCGCTATTCGGGAAATCCCAATCCCATCGTGACGCTCGGGCCGCTCGACATCGACCTCGCCGCCCGCAGCATCCACCGCGACGGCAAGGCCGTGGCGCTGACGGCCCGCGAATGGGCGCTGTTTGAAGCTTTTGTGCAGCGTCCGGGCCAGCTCCTGTCCAAGGCCCAGCTGGAAGAGCGGCTTTATTCCTTCGACGATACGGTCGACAGCAACGCCATCGAGGTGCATGTCAGCCGCCTGCGCAAGAAGCTCGGCCGCGACATCATCGAGACCGAACGCGGCCTCGGCTACCGTCTCGGCCATCCATGA
- a CDS encoding DUF4405 domain-containing protein — protein sequence MPSLINRYATPFITGLFIVSLVSGIALFFHVGPSGFHGMHEWLSMVLILPFVLHLWKNWRPLTNYFKRSPMVIALAVSLLISLPFLMPTSGETRKGPPPFAFSHQILTNSADAVAPLLGMTGEDVAARLRAAGVEISDPNQPIAEAISKSGANEMRAIGALLTPAS from the coding sequence ATGCCCTCCCTCATCAACCGTTATGCGACGCCCTTCATCACGGGGCTTTTCATCGTTTCCCTGGTGTCAGGCATCGCCCTCTTCTTCCATGTCGGCCCGAGCGGCTTTCACGGGATGCACGAATGGCTGAGCATGGTGCTCATCCTGCCCTTCGTCCTGCACCTCTGGAAAAACTGGCGGCCGCTGACGAATTACTTCAAGCGCTCGCCCATGGTGATCGCCCTTGCCGTCTCGCTGCTCATTTCTCTGCCCTTCCTCATGCCGACGAGCGGCGAGACGCGCAAAGGCCCTCCGCCCTTCGCCTTTTCGCATCAGATCCTGACGAATTCGGCCGATGCCGTCGCGCCGCTTCTTGGCATGACGGGCGAGGACGTGGCGGCCCGGTTGCGCGCAGCCGGCGTCGAGATCTCAGATCCCAACCAGCCGATTGCCGAGGCGATTTCCAAGAGCGGGGCCAACGAGATGCGGGCGATCGGCGCCCTTCTGACGCCGGCGAGCTGA
- a CDS encoding DUF1289 domain-containing protein, with translation MNNPQGTPDLSPSASSRRPVSPCTGVCEIDSDSGFCRGCARTSDEIAIWSRAPDDLLRKITAVLPARRADLGIKIARLDWDEEEIARFMRDTLRPGKGRWVFGIDGAFGEFAIGAGEQPEVKNALTVATQAGAMRLRLPEKLRAFAFEEGKAIVMALPRGRLQPPAGVTLNAAGPDQGAIREGDRDALAFELGFGSPVARVFVRTKDQALQKRLQELEGEPWQRVLAEAGQEIREGSADRIILISVGRMEVYARSTASTMREPEGVRTELQAEAITGGREMPGEIELPKAYAPCAIFYPAR, from the coding sequence ATGAACAACCCTCAAGGAACTCCCGACCTTTCACCCAGCGCCTCCTCGCGCCGCCCGGTCAGTCCGTGCACCGGGGTCTGCGAGATCGATTCAGACAGCGGCTTTTGTCGTGGCTGCGCGCGGACGAGCGACGAGATCGCCATCTGGAGCCGCGCGCCCGACGATCTCTTGCGCAAGATCACCGCGGTTCTGCCAGCGCGTCGCGCCGATCTCGGCATCAAGATCGCCCGCCTCGACTGGGACGAGGAGGAGATCGCACGGTTCATGCGCGACACGCTGCGTCCGGGAAAAGGTCGATGGGTCTTCGGCATCGATGGTGCCTTCGGCGAATTCGCGATCGGAGCCGGCGAACAGCCCGAGGTCAAGAACGCCCTCACTGTCGCCACACAGGCGGGCGCGATGCGCCTGCGGCTGCCGGAGAAACTGCGCGCCTTCGCCTTTGAGGAAGGCAAAGCCATCGTGATGGCGCTGCCCCGCGGCAGGCTGCAACCGCCCGCGGGCGTGACGCTCAATGCCGCCGGACCCGACCAGGGCGCCATTCGCGAAGGCGATCGCGACGCGCTCGCTTTCGAGCTCGGTTTCGGCAGCCCCGTCGCCCGCGTCTTCGTCCGCACGAAGGATCAGGCACTGCAAAAGCGGCTTCAGGAGCTGGAAGGAGAGCCGTGGCAGCGGGTCCTCGCCGAGGCCGGCCAAGAAATCCGGGAAGGCTCCGCCGACCGCATCATCCTGATATCGGTCGGCCGCATGGAAGTCTATGCTCGCTCCACCGCATCGACCATGCGCGAGCCGGAAGGCGTCCGCACGGAGCTTCAGGCGGAGGCGATCACAGGCGGGCGGGAGATGCCGGGAGAGATCGAGCTTCCGAAAGCCTATGCGCCCTGCGCCATCTTCTATCCGGCCCGCTAG
- a CDS encoding ABC transporter ATP-binding protein, whose amino-acid sequence MIISASGIGVKRGEATILQSVDFVARAGEVVGLIGPNGAGKSTLLEVIAGLRKPELGQVFYDGKPAASVPRRSLARRLAYLKQDATVDWPLSVEKVVALGRLPYSGLFAAHDKHADDRAIRAAMETAGIAQFAERNVQTLSGGERARVLLARALAVEAETLLADEPVDALDPLHQLNVMELLRRTRDRGTGIVVVLHDLTLASRFCDRLVLLDRGRVAAEGAPQDVLTDDILAQCYGVRALTGIHAGGRFIVPWQKASHPSHDLKTDRLAPPLIANGHGRIVPLNGAQQRRTLDS is encoded by the coding sequence ATGATCATCTCAGCCTCCGGCATCGGCGTGAAAAGAGGCGAGGCGACGATCCTGCAGAGTGTCGACTTCGTCGCGCGCGCCGGCGAAGTGGTCGGGCTCATCGGCCCGAACGGCGCCGGCAAATCGACCTTGCTCGAGGTCATCGCCGGTCTGCGCAAACCGGAACTCGGTCAGGTCTTCTACGACGGCAAGCCCGCCGCATCCGTGCCGCGACGCAGCCTGGCGCGCCGCCTCGCCTATCTGAAGCAGGATGCCACCGTCGACTGGCCTCTCTCCGTCGAAAAGGTCGTCGCTCTCGGCCGCCTGCCCTATTCCGGCCTCTTCGCCGCGCACGACAAGCACGCCGATGACAGAGCCATCCGCGCCGCAATGGAGACGGCCGGCATCGCCCAGTTCGCGGAGCGCAACGTGCAGACGCTCTCCGGCGGCGAACGCGCCCGGGTTCTCCTCGCCCGCGCGCTCGCCGTCGAGGCGGAGACGCTTCTCGCCGACGAACCCGTCGATGCGCTCGACCCCCTGCATCAGCTCAATGTCATGGAACTCCTGCGCAGGACCCGAGACCGCGGCACCGGCATCGTCGTCGTGCTGCACGACCTCACCCTCGCCTCGCGGTTCTGCGACCGTCTCGTGCTCCTCGATCGCGGCCGGGTCGCGGCCGAAGGCGCGCCGCAGGATGTTCTCACCGACGACATCCTCGCCCAATGCTACGGTGTGCGCGCCTTGACCGGCATCCATGCGGGTGGGCGTTTCATCGTGCCCTGGCAGAAAGCCTCACACCCATCGCATGATTTGAAGACGGACCGCCTCGCCCCGCCCCTGATCGCCAACGGGCACGGCCGTATCGTGCCTCTCAATGGCGCGCAGCAACGGCGGACCCTCGATTCCTGA
- a CDS encoding iron ABC transporter permease, translating into MSEIALQATRSAAGYRRLLGVLSLMLLVAFVLSLAIGYGPFDFGAALNSALSGKDDLGALVLIEIRLPRALLGLFVGFALGLAGAVMQAFLRNPLAEPGIIGISGAAAFGAVVIFYSGLSAVSSLLLPIGGIVAALAAGLLLFAVAGRNANTATLILAGIAVNSLAGALVSLVLNLSPNPFAATEIMFWLMGSFADRSLTHVAIALPPILAGCIALFLTSRALDALALGEDTATSLGFDLRITRALLVGGVALAVGGAVAVSGTIGFVGLVVPHLLRPFVAYRPSLLLPASALGGAILTLSADIAVRLIPTQPELKLGVVTAVIGAPFLFSLVWRMRGDLR; encoded by the coding sequence ATGAGTGAGATCGCGCTTCAAGCCACCAGGTCGGCGGCCGGCTACCGCAGGCTCCTCGGCGTCCTGTCGCTCATGCTTCTCGTCGCCTTCGTCCTGTCGCTTGCCATCGGCTACGGCCCCTTCGATTTCGGCGCCGCGCTCAACAGCGCGCTCTCCGGAAAGGACGATCTCGGCGCCCTCGTCCTTATAGAAATCCGGCTGCCGCGGGCCCTTCTCGGGCTCTTCGTCGGCTTCGCGCTCGGTCTTGCCGGCGCCGTGATGCAGGCGTTCTTGCGCAATCCGCTCGCCGAGCCCGGCATCATCGGCATTTCAGGGGCCGCCGCCTTCGGCGCCGTCGTCATCTTCTATTCCGGGCTTTCCGCCGTCTCCTCGCTGCTTCTGCCCATCGGCGGGATCGTGGCGGCCCTTGCCGCCGGCCTTCTCCTCTTCGCCGTCGCCGGGCGGAACGCCAACACGGCGACGCTCATCCTCGCCGGCATTGCGGTCAACAGTCTCGCCGGCGCCCTCGTCTCGCTCGTTCTCAACCTGTCGCCCAATCCCTTCGCGGCCACCGAAATCATGTTCTGGCTGATGGGCTCCTTCGCCGATCGCAGCCTGACGCATGTCGCCATCGCGCTCCCGCCGATCCTCGCCGGCTGCATCGCGCTCTTCTTGACGTCGCGGGCGCTCGATGCCCTGGCGCTCGGCGAGGATACGGCCACGAGCCTCGGCTTCGATCTGCGCATCACGCGGGCCCTCCTCGTCGGCGGGGTGGCCCTCGCCGTCGGCGGCGCCGTCGCCGTCAGCGGCACGATCGGCTTCGTCGGTCTCGTCGTGCCACATCTCTTGCGCCCCTTCGTCGCCTACCGCCCGAGCCTGCTTCTGCCGGCAAGCGCGCTCGGCGGCGCGATCCTGACGCTTTCCGCCGACATCGCCGTGCGTCTCATCCCGACGCAGCCGGAACTGAAACTCGGCGTCGTCACGGCCGTTATCGGAGCACCCTTCCTGTTCTCGCTCGTCTGGCGCATGCGTGGAGACCTCAGATGA
- a CDS encoding ABC transporter substrate-binding protein, whose amino-acid sequence MPGPWLTYCLAAVAVLAVADAPPAAARPQHIVSINLCADQLLMRLADPDQIASLSYFSRDASMSNLAEEARAFPRNRGLAEEVMRYKPDMVFAGRYTKRVTVDLLKRIGVDVVELDVPRSLPDIEAQIRRVGAELGQEARAEALVREMEARLATEEVPASERPSAIVYEPNGYTVGAGSIINVLISLAGLENLAAEKGLESYSRLPLEKLVALSPDVLVVGDYRDAPAVANEILHHPVLSRMPRPMEIVSVPQRLWMCGGPDIFKAVEVLRQAADKARARQ is encoded by the coding sequence ATGCCTGGGCCTTGGCTCACGTATTGTCTGGCAGCCGTTGCGGTCCTCGCCGTCGCCGATGCTCCTCCGGCGGCGGCGAGGCCGCAGCACATCGTCTCGATCAATCTGTGTGCCGATCAGCTTCTGATGCGGCTTGCAGATCCCGATCAGATCGCCTCACTCAGCTATTTCTCGCGCGACGCCTCCATGTCGAACCTCGCCGAGGAGGCCCGCGCGTTTCCGCGCAATCGCGGCCTCGCCGAGGAGGTGATGCGCTACAAACCCGACATGGTCTTTGCCGGGCGCTATACGAAGCGCGTCACCGTCGATCTGTTGAAGCGGATCGGCGTCGATGTCGTGGAACTCGACGTGCCGCGCTCGCTTCCCGACATCGAGGCCCAGATCCGCCGCGTCGGCGCCGAGCTCGGCCAGGAGGCGCGGGCGGAGGCGTTGGTGCGGGAGATGGAGGCGCGGCTTGCGACCGAAGAGGTTCCGGCCTCCGAGCGCCCGTCGGCGATCGTCTACGAACCGAACGGCTATACGGTCGGCGCCGGCTCGATCATCAACGTCCTCATCTCGCTCGCCGGCCTTGAAAATCTCGCCGCCGAAAAAGGGCTTGAAAGCTACAGCCGGTTGCCGCTCGAAAAACTCGTGGCCCTGTCGCCCGACGTGCTCGTCGTCGGCGATTATCGTGACGCGCCGGCCGTCGCCAACGAGATCCTGCACCATCCGGTCCTCTCGCGCATGCCGCGGCCGATGGAGATCGTTTCCGTCCCGCAGCGTCTGTGGATGTGCGGAGGACCGGACATCTTCAAGGCGGTCGAGGTCTTGCGCCAGGCGGCCGACAAAGCGAGGGCGCGGCAATGA
- a CDS encoding TonB-dependent receptor plug domain-containing protein: MFFSRPSREGVPPQRFVAVCAGFFVAAGISPAAAQDDDVIELPELSVTANLTATPLTEVGSAVTVITGEELKQQNIHDATEALRQVPGVIVNAAGPRGQFTQLRIRGSEGNQTKIFVDGIPVNDPARGSEFDFAHLLADNIERIEVLRGPQSALYGSDAIGGVVNIITRRAEPGTHLTGRLEAGSHKTLSGNATIGTAGANYDFLAGASGVRTDGVSVADERLGNREDDGYENGTLFAKGGVDVTDWLNLSGVARYTRLRTDLDSEGFLPSVGHTGPLDSNQDMKGDQLFTRAQAKVTLLDGHWEQLAGISYTDQNRDYRDLDPTTVTSTYEGERLQFDYRSTFMFDTPAIANAGHTLTFGVERGEDSAVSDSAWSSFDRSITSTGFIGQYQLSLFEDLSLTAGLRHDLNDVFEDATTYRLTGAYNFRQTGTKLHASYGTGVKNPTLFELYGYTNTYRGNPDLEPEEAKGFDVGVTQAFWANRASLDVTYFNQEISDLITGSGQSSINQPGESKIDGVEVALTVEPIDNLTVTGSYTYTDGEDPTGDELIRRPQNVASLVVNYAFLQGRANVNVSVDYNGEQKDWVWTDALYVNRETLTLDPYTLVDVAASYDITDNTQIYGRVENLLDEKAYDQWGYDREGVSAYAGVRLTF; encoded by the coding sequence GTGTTTTTCTCCCGCCCCTCGCGTGAAGGCGTTCCGCCGCAACGCTTCGTCGCCGTTTGTGCCGGCTTTTTCGTCGCCGCCGGCATCTCTCCGGCCGCCGCGCAGGACGATGACGTCATCGAACTCCCCGAACTCTCCGTCACGGCGAACCTGACGGCGACGCCGCTCACGGAGGTCGGCAGCGCCGTGACCGTCATCACCGGCGAGGAGCTGAAACAGCAGAACATCCACGACGCGACGGAAGCACTGCGCCAGGTGCCGGGTGTGATCGTCAACGCGGCCGGCCCACGCGGCCAGTTCACGCAGCTTCGGATCCGCGGCTCTGAAGGCAACCAGACCAAGATCTTCGTCGACGGCATCCCCGTCAACGACCCGGCGCGCGGTTCGGAATTCGATTTCGCGCATCTTCTTGCGGACAACATAGAGCGCATCGAGGTGCTGCGCGGGCCGCAGAGCGCGCTCTACGGCTCCGATGCGATCGGCGGCGTCGTCAACATCATTACCCGGCGCGCCGAACCCGGCACGCATCTGACGGGCCGCCTCGAAGCCGGTTCGCACAAGACGCTGAGCGGCAACGCCACCATTGGCACGGCCGGCGCCAATTACGATTTTCTCGCCGGCGCCTCCGGCGTACGCACCGACGGCGTCTCGGTCGCCGATGAACGCCTCGGCAACAGGGAAGACGACGGCTACGAAAACGGCACCCTCTTCGCCAAGGGCGGCGTCGACGTCACCGACTGGCTGAACCTTTCAGGCGTTGCACGCTACACGCGCCTGCGCACCGATCTCGATTCGGAAGGGTTTCTGCCCTCCGTCGGCCATACCGGCCCGCTCGATTCCAATCAGGACATGAAGGGCGACCAGCTTTTCACCCGCGCCCAGGCGAAGGTGACGCTCCTCGACGGTCATTGGGAACAGCTCGCCGGCATCTCCTATACCGATCAGAACCGCGATTATCGCGATCTCGACCCGACCACGGTGACCAGCACTTACGAAGGCGAGCGGCTGCAGTTCGATTACCGCTCGACCTTCATGTTCGATACGCCCGCCATCGCCAATGCCGGGCATACGCTCACCTTTGGGGTCGAGCGGGGTGAAGACAGCGCCGTCTCCGACAGCGCCTGGTCGTCCTTCGATCGTTCCATCACCTCGACGGGTTTCATCGGCCAGTATCAGCTGAGCCTGTTTGAGGACCTGTCGCTGACGGCGGGCCTCCGCCACGACCTGAACGACGTCTTCGAGGATGCCACCACCTACCGGCTGACCGGCGCCTACAATTTCCGCCAGACCGGCACCAAGCTCCACGCCTCCTACGGCACCGGCGTGAAGAACCCGACGCTCTTCGAACTCTACGGCTACACCAACACCTATCGCGGCAATCCGGATCTCGAGCCGGAAGAGGCGAAGGGTTTCGACGTCGGCGTCACGCAGGCCTTCTGGGCGAACCGCGCCTCGCTCGACGTCACCTATTTCAATCAGGAGATCTCCGACCTCATCACCGGCTCGGGCCAGTCCTCGATCAACCAGCCGGGAGAATCCAAGATCGATGGCGTGGAAGTCGCCCTGACGGTGGAGCCGATCGACAATCTGACGGTGACAGGCTCCTACACCTATACGGACGGCGAGGACCCGACCGGCGACGAATTGATCCGCCGGCCGCAGAACGTCGCCAGTCTCGTCGTCAATTACGCCTTCCTTCAGGGCCGCGCCAACGTCAACGTGTCGGTCGATTACAACGGCGAGCAGAAGGACTGGGTGTGGACCGACGCCCTTTACGTGAACCGCGAGACGCTCACCCTCGATCCCTACACGCTCGTAGATGTCGCCGCCTCCTACGACATCACCGACAACACCCAGATCTACGGGCGCGTGGAGAACCTCCTCGACGAAAAGGCCTATGATCAGTGGGGTTATGACCGGGAAGGCGTCAGCGCCTATGCCGGAGTTCGGCTGACATTCTAA
- a CDS encoding acyl-CoA thioesterase: MNAPEKSPENVLGRPANGFTRLIDFVFPGDANHHGTLFGGIGLAHMDKVAFLVASRYAHVDFVTASCERIDFHVPAHVGEIVELTGKVVRVGRRSLGVEVDLFAEAPLSGERRLSTRGIFNMVAADTLERYGGALPPLSDEPEMPVSESGSCEIVFPDQTSHYGSLYGGHVLAAMGKSAFVAATRHCRKIVVMAASQRVDFMDQVVAGEMIELNPSIVATGRSSMTVEVTMIAEALLSENRRLCGKGTFVMVAVDEAHRPVAIA; encoded by the coding sequence ATGAACGCGCCGGAGAAAAGCCCGGAGAACGTGTTGGGGCGTCCCGCCAACGGCTTTACCCGACTGATCGACTTCGTCTTTCCCGGCGACGCCAATCACCATGGCACGCTCTTCGGCGGCATCGGCCTTGCGCATATGGACAAGGTCGCCTTCCTCGTCGCCTCGCGTTACGCGCATGTCGACTTCGTCACCGCGTCCTGCGAGCGCATCGATTTTCACGTCCCAGCGCATGTCGGGGAAATCGTCGAGCTGACGGGAAAGGTCGTTCGCGTCGGCCGCCGTTCGCTCGGCGTCGAGGTCGATCTCTTCGCCGAGGCGCCGCTGTCCGGCGAACGGCGCCTGTCGACGCGGGGCATCTTCAATATGGTGGCTGCTGATACGCTGGAGCGATATGGCGGCGCGCTGCCACCCCTGTCGGACGAACCCGAGATGCCGGTGTCTGAAAGCGGCTCCTGCGAAATCGTCTTTCCCGATCAGACGAGCCATTACGGCAGCCTCTATGGCGGCCACGTCCTTGCCGCGATGGGCAAATCCGCGTTCGTCGCAGCGACCCGACATTGCCGAAAAATCGTCGTCATGGCCGCCTCGCAACGCGTCGATTTCATGGATCAGGTCGTCGCCGGCGAGATGATCGAGCTCAACCCCTCGATCGTGGCGACCGGGCGCTCCTCGATGACCGTCGAGGTGACGATGATTGCCGAGGCGCTCCTGTCGGAAAACCGCCGGCTGTGCGGCAAGGGGACGTTCGTGATGGTCGCCGTCGACGAGGCCCACCGCCCGGTTGCGATCGCCTGA
- the nikR gene encoding nickel-responsive transcriptional regulator NikR, whose protein sequence is MERITITLEEDLLKEIDALSEERGYQSRSEALRDMAREVLAREATESGEPLGNDQLCYGSLTYVYDHAIRDLPNRLTDNHHAHHALSIATTHVHINAQNCLEVSLLAGTAGDLRKFADSVSSQRGVRYGKLHIIPLIGRLSGPLTGALAAGGDASPHSGGSHDDHEH, encoded by the coding sequence ATGGAACGGATCACCATCACTCTCGAAGAAGACCTCCTCAAGGAGATCGACGCTTTGAGCGAAGAGCGCGGCTATCAAAGCCGCTCCGAGGCGTTGCGCGACATGGCCCGCGAGGTTCTGGCGCGCGAGGCGACCGAATCGGGAGAGCCACTCGGCAACGACCAGCTCTGCTACGGCTCACTCACCTATGTGTACGATCACGCGATCCGCGACCTGCCGAACCGGCTTACGGACAATCATCACGCGCATCATGCGCTGTCGATCGCCACGACGCATGTGCACATCAATGCACAGAACTGCCTCGAGGTGTCGCTTCTCGCCGGCACTGCGGGGGATTTGCGCAAATTTGCCGACAGTGTCAGCAGCCAGCGGGGCGTGCGCTACGGCAAACTCCACATCATCCCGCTGATCGGACGGCTGAGCGGCCCCCTGACGGGAGCCTTGGCGGCTGGAGGGGACGCTTCCCCGCATTCCGGCGGGTCTCACGATGACCACGAGCATTGA